In one Blastococcus sp. Marseille-P5729 genomic region, the following are encoded:
- a CDS encoding acyl-CoA dehydrogenase family protein: protein MNFDLDEGQHEFAEMAGKFFSANAGAASARAMLADGAPASPGLQKIAELGFYGITVPESAGGIGQSVLDAAVVAEQAGRHLASPSMVTAVRAAILLSKNEDLLTGLADGSTAYAVIDDGIAIDAVGADRFLAIRDGQVMIGDGEVDAGEPIDPTRGLARVTLTNAQPLESGVPEWERARLSAMVMLAAEDLGTAGRCLELGIEYANLREAFGRKIGSYQAVKHRLVDEYVAVEQLRSLVWWAAWAANHSHDELALAASAAKAQAAQAVDSAAETLIQVHGGIGFTWEHDAHLYWRRAKVDRLLLGSADHHFEQVSRLSFATDAGQSS from the coding sequence AGCCGCCAGCGCCCGCGCCATGCTGGCCGACGGCGCCCCGGCCTCGCCCGGGCTGCAGAAGATCGCCGAGCTGGGCTTCTACGGGATCACCGTCCCGGAGTCGGCGGGCGGCATCGGGCAGAGCGTGCTGGACGCCGCCGTGGTGGCCGAGCAGGCCGGCCGGCACCTGGCCTCGCCGTCCATGGTCACCGCCGTCCGCGCGGCGATCCTGCTAAGCAAGAACGAGGACCTGCTGACTGGGCTCGCGGACGGATCGACGGCGTACGCCGTGATCGATGACGGGATCGCAATCGACGCGGTCGGCGCCGACCGGTTCCTGGCGATCCGCGACGGGCAGGTGATGATCGGGGACGGTGAGGTCGACGCCGGTGAGCCGATCGACCCGACGCGCGGGCTCGCGCGGGTCACCCTGACGAACGCCCAGCCGCTGGAATCCGGTGTCCCCGAGTGGGAGCGGGCCCGGCTGAGCGCCATGGTGATGCTCGCGGCGGAGGACCTCGGCACCGCCGGGCGATGCCTGGAGCTGGGCATCGAGTACGCGAACCTGCGGGAGGCATTCGGGCGCAAGATCGGCTCCTACCAGGCGGTCAAGCACCGGCTGGTCGACGAGTACGTCGCGGTCGAGCAGCTGCGCTCGCTGGTGTGGTGGGCGGCGTGGGCCGCCAACCACAGCCACGACGAGCTGGCGCTGGCGGCGTCCGCCGCCAAGGCCCAGGCCGCCCAAGCGGTGGACTCGGCCGCCGAGACGCTGATCCAGGTGCATGGCGGCATCGGGTTCACCTGGGAGCACGACGCGCACCTGTACTGGCGGCGCGCAAAGGTGGACCGGCTGCTGCTCGGCAGCGCCGATCACCACTTCGAGCAGGTCTCGCGGCTGTCCTTCGCCACCGACGCCGGCCAATCCTCCTAG
- a CDS encoding cell division protein CrgA, with amino-acid sequence MPKSKVRKKSVYTPPADSPLSSSRATLREPSPSWWAPVMLLFMLAGLVYIIVFYVRGDVIPFMVSLGAWNYAVGFAAIIVGLLMAMRWN; translated from the coding sequence GTGCCCAAGTCAAAGGTTCGCAAGAAGTCGGTCTACACGCCGCCCGCGGACAGCCCGCTGAGCAGCAGCCGCGCGACCCTGCGCGAGCCCAGCCCCTCCTGGTGGGCGCCGGTCATGCTGCTGTTCATGCTCGCCGGCCTGGTCTACATCATCGTTTTCTACGTCCGGGGTGACGTCATCCCGTTCATGGTCTCGTTGGGCGCGTGGAACTACGCCGTCGGCTTCGCCGCGATCATCGTCGGGCTGTTGATGGCCATGAGGTGGAACTGA
- a CDS encoding DUF881 domain-containing protein — protein MARRSLRERLLQRRLPRPSAWSVAVPVIALVSGLLFAISSSTADGTDLRSDRVRIEQVIRDRVRSIDGLEQQRKTLQTEIDVLTQTLTEHDGGLAALAEQTSDAERAAGFSPVRGPAVRVTLTDAPLGPDGELPAGARPDDVVIHQSDVQGVVNAMWVAGADAVMIQGQRIITTSSVLCVGNTLLLGGKVYSPPFVIVAIGDHDAIQQALQDSPGVQLFLDAVEAFGLGYEVEALQEVTIPAYDGTIGISHATAVRE, from the coding sequence ATGGCCCGTCGATCGTTGCGTGAGCGCCTGCTGCAGCGCCGTCTGCCGCGGCCTTCGGCGTGGTCGGTGGCGGTGCCGGTGATCGCGCTGGTCTCGGGGTTGCTGTTCGCCATCAGCTCCAGCACCGCCGACGGCACGGACCTGCGCAGCGATCGCGTCCGGATCGAGCAGGTGATCCGCGACCGCGTGCGCAGCATCGACGGCCTCGAGCAGCAGCGCAAGACGTTGCAGACCGAGATCGACGTCCTCACCCAGACCCTCACCGAGCACGACGGCGGGCTGGCCGCGCTCGCCGAGCAGACGAGCGATGCCGAACGAGCCGCGGGGTTCAGCCCGGTGCGCGGGCCGGCGGTGCGGGTGACGTTGACCGACGCACCGCTCGGGCCGGACGGCGAGCTGCCGGCCGGTGCCCGGCCGGACGACGTGGTGATCCACCAGAGCGACGTGCAGGGCGTCGTGAACGCGATGTGGGTCGCCGGCGCGGACGCCGTGATGATCCAGGGCCAACGGATCATCACCACCTCGTCGGTGCTCTGCGTGGGCAACACGCTGCTGCTGGGCGGCAAGGTGTACTCGCCGCCCTTCGTGATTGTGGCGATCGGCGACCACGACGCCATCCAACAAGCCCTGCAGGACTCGCCCGGCGTCCAGCTGTTCCTCGACGCGGTCGAGGCCTTCGGGCTCGGCTACGAGGTCGAGGCGCTCCAGGAGGTCACCATCCCGGCGTACGACGGGACGATCGGCATCTCGCACGCGACCGCGGTCCGCGAGTGA
- a CDS encoding class E sortase — translation MPAHDEQRDDGVRATAADSARSHPRHDETSGRSVAEILATVRGDQAAEGGRVATPHAADEPETPASAEDWAESDTEQPQTSDGIAEAALVGASQTGRSQVARSEVDDSWWRMGLRGIGQTLITLGVVVLLFIVYEAFITGIFNAREQDRLNDQLHDQWAAEEADPSQEVNFADVEVGDAFAVMRVPAFGPDYAQVIVEGTTNEALEKGPGHYEGTAGPGEVGNFSIAGHRVGKGSPFLNVDKLEPGDAIVFETQSYWYVYRVIGNADTGEYSDPAYGDIQGQFVTTPSHYQVISPVPDQEGVEPTQKLVTLTTCHPKFSAAERMIIHGYLDGDPLPKSQYPNPGDVPALNGG, via the coding sequence ATGCCTGCGCACGACGAACAGCGCGACGACGGCGTCCGCGCTACCGCGGCGGACTCTGCCCGTTCGCATCCCCGCCACGACGAGACCAGCGGACGCTCGGTAGCCGAGATTCTCGCCACCGTCCGCGGCGATCAGGCGGCTGAGGGTGGCCGGGTCGCGACCCCGCATGCGGCCGACGAGCCGGAGACCCCCGCCTCGGCCGAGGACTGGGCAGAATCTGACACCGAGCAGCCGCAGACCTCGGACGGCATCGCCGAAGCAGCACTGGTCGGCGCCTCGCAAACCGGACGGTCGCAGGTCGCGCGGTCGGAGGTTGACGACTCGTGGTGGCGTATGGGGTTGCGTGGCATCGGTCAGACGCTGATCACGCTCGGCGTCGTCGTCCTGCTGTTCATCGTCTACGAGGCCTTCATCACCGGTATCTTCAACGCCCGCGAGCAGGACCGGCTCAACGACCAGTTGCACGACCAGTGGGCTGCGGAGGAGGCCGACCCCTCCCAGGAGGTCAACTTCGCGGACGTCGAGGTGGGTGACGCCTTCGCGGTCATGCGGGTCCCGGCGTTCGGCCCGGACTACGCCCAGGTCATCGTCGAGGGCACCACTAACGAGGCGCTGGAGAAGGGTCCCGGACACTACGAGGGCACGGCCGGTCCCGGGGAGGTCGGCAACTTCTCGATCGCCGGGCACCGCGTCGGCAAAGGCTCACCGTTCCTGAACGTCGACAAGCTCGAGCCCGGCGATGCGATCGTGTTCGAGACCCAGTCCTACTGGTATGTCTACCGAGTGATCGGCAACGCCGACACTGGCGAGTACTCCGATCCGGCGTACGGCGACATCCAGGGCCAGTTCGTCACGACGCCCTCGCACTACCAGGTCATCTCGCCGGTACCGGACCAGGAGGGCGTGGAGCCCACCCAGAAGCTGGTCACTCTCACCACCTGCCATCCGAAGTTCTCGGCTGCCGAGCGGATGATCATCCACGGATATCTGGACGGCGACCCGCTGCCGAAGTCGCAGTACCCGAACCCCGGCGACGTCCCGGCGCTGAACGGAGGCTGA
- a CDS encoding aminodeoxychorismate/anthranilate synthase component II — MSKKVLVVDNYDSFVFNLVQYIAQLGAEPVTVRNDVVPPDADGARRLLEEHEPDGVLISPGPGTPAEAGVSNAMVALAAERSLPLFGVCLGHQCIGEVFGGEVVHAPELLHGKTSLVEHEDVGVLAGLPRPFTATRYHSLVVDAATLPGELEPTGRTASGLLMALRHRSLPIDGVQFHPESVLTQNGYRIVANWLDSIGCAEALRRCAELDAALDDVRSDAHFSLV, encoded by the coding sequence ATGAGCAAGAAGGTGCTGGTCGTCGACAACTACGACAGCTTCGTGTTCAACCTGGTGCAGTACATCGCCCAGCTGGGTGCCGAGCCGGTGACCGTCCGCAACGACGTCGTCCCGCCGGACGCCGACGGTGCCCGGCGACTGCTGGAGGAGCACGAGCCGGACGGCGTGCTGATCAGCCCCGGTCCCGGCACCCCCGCCGAGGCCGGGGTCTCCAATGCCATGGTCGCGCTCGCGGCCGAACGCTCCCTCCCGCTGTTCGGCGTGTGCCTGGGGCATCAGTGCATCGGCGAGGTGTTCGGAGGAGAGGTCGTCCACGCGCCCGAGCTGTTGCACGGCAAGACCTCGCTGGTCGAGCACGAGGACGTCGGCGTCCTCGCGGGCCTGCCGCGCCCGTTCACCGCGACCCGCTACCACTCACTGGTCGTGGACGCCGCGACGCTCCCCGGCGAGCTCGAGCCGACCGGGCGGACGGCGTCCGGCCTGCTCATGGCGCTGCGGCACCGCAGCCTGCCGATCGACGGCGTGCAGTTCCACCCGGAGTCGGTGCTGACCCAGAACGGCTACCGGATCGTCGCGAACTGGCTGGACTCGATCGGCTGCGCCGAGGCGCTCAGGCGGTGTGCCGAGCTGGACGCCGCCCTCGACGACGTCCGGTCGGACGCGCACTTCTCGCTCGTCTAG
- a CDS encoding LPXTG cell wall anchor domain-containing protein gives MSRSSRVTRVVASAAGVATAAVLGTSSLAVAQPAGLPEPAESAVVEQPTAGDDPQQAASTSQAAADEVAPDDVVADDVPAGPGPGDDTPGGDTPGGGDTPGGDTPGGDTPGGGDTPGGDTPGGGTDTPPGDGSEGTVPPLPPIPPVDPEPTPDPDPQPEPEPEPTPAPSSPGTGGGNQGGGTGGANQGGGTGGGNGGGAGGGSQGGGQTGGGSQNGGSQSDPTYVPPTSGTGSSSPELADTGTAAEALAIVGGALLITGAALTLAGRRRKA, from the coding sequence ATGAGCCGTTCCTCCCGCGTGACCCGTGTCGTCGCCTCGGCAGCCGGTGTCGCCACCGCCGCCGTCCTCGGCACGTCGAGCCTCGCTGTAGCGCAGCCGGCCGGCCTGCCCGAGCCGGCCGAGTCGGCGGTCGTGGAGCAGCCGACCGCCGGCGACGACCCGCAGCAAGCGGCTTCCACGTCGCAGGCGGCCGCGGACGAGGTCGCACCCGACGATGTGGTGGCTGACGACGTACCGGCCGGCCCCGGCCCCGGCGACGACACCCCGGGCGGCGACACGCCGGGCGGAGGGGACACCCCCGGCGGCGATACCCCGGGTGGCGACACCCCAGGCGGAGGGGACACCCCCGGCGGCGACACCCCGGGCGGTGGTACCGACACGCCTCCGGGTGACGGCAGTGAGGGGACCGTCCCGCCGCTCCCGCCGATCCCGCCGGTGGATCCGGAACCGACCCCGGACCCGGATCCCCAGCCGGAGCCGGAGCCGGAGCCCACTCCCGCGCCGAGCAGCCCCGGCACTGGTGGTGGAAACCAGGGCGGTGGCACCGGTGGTGCGAATCAAGGCGGCGGCACCGGTGGTGGCAATGGCGGCGGCGCTGGTGGTGGAAGCCAAGGTGGCGGCCAGACCGGCGGCGGTTCACAGAACGGCGGCAGCCAGAGCGATCCGACCTATGTCCCGCCGACCTCCGGCACCGGCTCCAGCTCTCCCGAGCTCGCCGACACCGGCACCGCGGCGGAGGCTCTCGCGATCGTCGGCGGCGCACTGCTGATCACCGGCGCTGCACTCACCCTGGCTGGACGCCGCCGCAAGGCGTAG
- the pknB gene encoding Stk1 family PASTA domain-containing Ser/Thr kinase translates to MSARVLGERYEVGRLLGYGGMAEVLLARDTRLDRDVAIKILRSDLARDHTFQARFRREAQSAASLNHPAIVSVYDTGADQTTDPPTPYIVMEYVEGQTLRELLRQEEVLEPPQAMRITAEICGALDFSHRNGIVHRDVKPGNVMITPAGRVKVMDFGIARAVSDTAATMTATAAVVGTAQYLSPEQARGESVDARSDVYAVGCVLYELLTGAPPFVGDSPVAVAYQHVREIPKLPSSVNPSVPRDLDSIVMKALSKNPANRYQSAAAMQDDLDRAIMGEKIEAAPVLTEEEATTVVPAIPPAALPETRTYREEGEDDSRRGISGKTWALLAALLVAVLVAAFLVVPNLLGGDDPPPVQDVAVPSVVGQTLDEATATIEDADLKVGEVEQVTSSVEQANRVVAQDPSSGSEVQPGTKVNLSIGAGPAQISVPDLTGKPREEAEALLASAGLTGSFIDQDSAQSAGTVISTSPGPGASVPESSTVTVFVSTGQIQVPNVVGKTFQEASATLEAAGFTNVTEGAPVETTNPSAGTVAIQNPSAGTKASPGTARQRRSATAHPPPTTTTPPPTPSSAPPSATTTAPPPTSASPAPSTPPTG, encoded by the coding sequence ATGAGCGCACGCGTCCTCGGCGAACGCTACGAGGTCGGGAGACTGCTGGGCTACGGCGGCATGGCCGAGGTCCTGCTCGCCCGCGACACCCGGTTGGACCGGGACGTGGCCATCAAGATCCTGCGCTCGGACCTGGCGCGCGACCACACCTTCCAGGCACGCTTCCGCCGTGAGGCTCAGTCGGCGGCGTCGCTGAACCACCCCGCCATCGTCTCGGTGTACGACACCGGCGCGGACCAGACCACCGACCCGCCGACGCCGTACATCGTGATGGAGTACGTCGAGGGTCAGACGCTGCGCGAGCTGCTGCGTCAGGAGGAGGTTCTCGAACCGCCGCAGGCCATGCGGATCACCGCCGAAATCTGCGGCGCGCTGGACTTCTCGCACCGCAACGGCATCGTGCACCGTGACGTCAAGCCCGGAAACGTGATGATCACCCCGGCCGGCCGGGTGAAGGTGATGGACTTCGGCATCGCCCGCGCGGTATCCGACACGGCCGCGACGATGACCGCCACCGCGGCCGTGGTCGGCACCGCGCAGTACCTGTCACCCGAGCAGGCCCGCGGCGAGAGCGTCGATGCACGCTCGGACGTGTACGCCGTGGGCTGCGTGCTGTACGAGCTGCTGACCGGAGCGCCTCCGTTCGTCGGTGACTCGCCGGTCGCGGTTGCCTATCAGCACGTCCGGGAGATCCCCAAGCTGCCCAGCTCGGTGAATCCCTCCGTGCCGCGCGATTTGGACTCGATCGTGATGAAGGCGCTGAGCAAGAACCCTGCCAACCGCTACCAGAGCGCCGCAGCGATGCAGGACGACCTCGACCGCGCCATCATGGGCGAGAAGATCGAGGCGGCCCCCGTCCTCACCGAGGAGGAGGCCACCACCGTCGTACCGGCGATCCCGCCGGCCGCGCTGCCGGAGACGCGCACCTACCGCGAAGAGGGGGAGGATGACTCGCGTCGGGGCATCTCGGGCAAGACCTGGGCGCTGCTCGCGGCGTTGCTGGTCGCCGTGCTCGTCGCCGCCTTCCTGGTGGTGCCGAATCTGCTCGGCGGAGATGACCCGCCGCCGGTCCAGGACGTCGCGGTCCCGTCGGTCGTCGGGCAGACGCTCGACGAGGCGACCGCCACGATCGAGGATGCCGACCTGAAGGTCGGGGAGGTCGAGCAGGTCACCAGCTCGGTCGAGCAGGCCAACCGGGTCGTGGCGCAGGATCCCTCGTCGGGCTCCGAGGTCCAGCCCGGCACCAAGGTGAATCTCTCGATCGGCGCCGGACCGGCGCAGATCAGCGTCCCCGACCTGACCGGCAAGCCGCGCGAGGAGGCCGAGGCACTGCTCGCCTCGGCCGGCCTGACCGGCAGCTTCATCGATCAGGACAGCGCTCAGTCGGCCGGCACGGTGATCAGCACGAGTCCCGGCCCGGGCGCCTCGGTGCCCGAGTCGAGCACGGTCACGGTATTCGTCAGCACCGGTCAGATCCAGGTGCCCAACGTCGTCGGCAAGACTTTCCAGGAAGCCTCAGCCACCTTGGAGGCAGCCGGGTTCACCAACGTGACGGAGGGTGCGCCGGTCGAGACCACCAACCCGTCCGCCGGCACAGTCGCGATACAGAACCCCTCGGCGGGCACCAAGGCATCACCCGGAACCGCGCGCCAGCGGCGGAGCGCCACCGCGCACCCGCCGCCCACCACGACCACCCCGCCGCCGACCCCCAGCAGTGCGCCCCCGTCGGCGACGACGACTGCTCCGCCGCCGACAAGTGCTTCACCGGCCCCTTCGACGCCTCCGACTGGTTGA
- a CDS encoding serine/threonine-protein kinase — MSIKPGIRLGDRYQLLTPIATGGMGQVWRAEDTTLHRVVAAKILRSEFSGDETFLARFRAEARNTASLSHPNIASVYDYGEQVHDSERLCYLVMELVAGKPLVDILAQERRLSPSRTLDYLEQTALGLAAAHREGMVHRDIKPGNLIIRPDGVLKITDFGIARAANAVGLTEQGTVVGTAQYLAPEQAEGKPARPASDVYALGVVGYECLAGVRPFDGDNSVAIALAQIRDLPRPLPADVPHNVRTLIELTMRKNPDARYPDGRAFVAAVKAVREGGMPTAPPSAPATAPAPPHQLPGGPRPDVPPRGPGGPGAPAGPGGPAGRGAPAGPGGPTGPGGPGASGGPDLHGAAGPTPPGPRPGPAGRPPAPQGPAAPQPYPAAPRAQQPPMGGPSPSGPSGAPSAPRHQAPPSPQPSAAPQPSTASQAPPTPQPSAMPQAPAPTGGLHPPTGGPPTAGGPSSATGSYTGLPTNSVGGAGPSGPAPPGSGSGATAKRSLSAPEQPSGRRTPWVLLTLAVLVLIAIVVAIVLLVSSDDDPDPVVSHPHITVHELKEEPR; from the coding sequence ATGAGCATCAAGCCGGGCATCCGCCTCGGCGATCGGTATCAGCTGCTGACCCCGATCGCCACTGGCGGCATGGGTCAGGTATGGCGTGCGGAGGACACCACCCTCCACCGCGTCGTGGCGGCGAAGATCCTGCGCAGCGAGTTCTCCGGCGACGAGACCTTCCTCGCGCGGTTCCGCGCCGAGGCCCGCAACACCGCCTCGCTCTCGCACCCGAACATCGCCAGCGTCTATGACTACGGCGAGCAGGTCCACGACAGCGAGCGGTTGTGCTACCTCGTGATGGAGTTGGTCGCCGGAAAACCGCTGGTCGACATCCTCGCCCAGGAGCGCCGCCTGTCGCCCTCGCGCACCCTCGACTACCTGGAGCAGACCGCGCTGGGTCTGGCCGCCGCGCACCGCGAGGGCATGGTGCACCGGGACATCAAGCCCGGCAACCTGATCATCCGGCCGGACGGCGTCCTGAAGATCACCGACTTCGGCATCGCGCGCGCTGCGAACGCCGTGGGTCTCACCGAGCAGGGCACGGTGGTCGGGACCGCGCAGTACTTGGCCCCCGAGCAGGCCGAGGGCAAACCGGCCCGGCCGGCGTCGGACGTGTACGCGCTGGGGGTCGTCGGCTACGAGTGCCTGGCGGGCGTTCGTCCCTTCGACGGCGACAACTCCGTCGCGATCGCGCTCGCGCAGATCCGTGACCTGCCCCGGCCGCTCCCGGCCGACGTCCCGCACAACGTGCGGACGTTGATCGAGCTCACCATGCGCAAGAACCCGGACGCGCGCTATCCGGACGGCAGGGCCTTCGTGGCAGCGGTCAAGGCGGTGCGCGAGGGCGGGATGCCGACGGCTCCGCCGTCCGCCCCGGCCACTGCCCCGGCCCCTCCGCACCAGCTGCCCGGAGGGCCCCGGCCGGACGTCCCGCCTCGGGGTCCAGGGGGTCCTGGTGCCCCGGCCGGCCCGGGCGGGCCAGCCGGTCGTGGTGCCCCGGCCGGTCCGGGCGGGCCGACCGGCCCAGGCGGTCCGGGTGCGTCGGGCGGCCCCGACCTGCACGGCGCCGCCGGTCCGACGCCACCCGGGCCGCGACCCGGGCCCGCTGGCCGACCCCCCGCTCCTCAGGGCCCGGCGGCACCCCAGCCTTATCCGGCGGCCCCGCGCGCCCAACAGCCGCCGATGGGCGGGCCGTCACCGAGCGGGCCCTCCGGGGCGCCGTCGGCTCCCCGCCACCAGGCACCACCCTCGCCACAGCCATCGGCCGCGCCCCAGCCATCAACTGCGTCGCAGGCACCGCCCACGCCCCAGCCATCGGCGATGCCGCAGGCACCGGCTCCGACCGGTGGTCTCCACCCGCCTACCGGTGGGCCGCCCACAGCCGGGGGGCCGTCGTCCGCGACCGGCAGCTACACGGGCCTGCCGACGAATTCCGTCGGTGGCGCCGGTCCGTCCGGACCGGCACCGCCAGGCAGCGGATCGGGCGCGACAGCAAAGCGCTCACTCAGCGCCCCCGAGCAGCCCAGCGGCCGCCGTACGCCCTGGGTCCTGCTCACTCTGGCCGTATTGGTGCTGATCGCGATCGTCGTCGCGATCGTCCTGCTGGTCAGCAGTGACGACGATCCCGACCCGGTGGTCAGCCACCCCCACATCACCGTCCACGAGCTGAAGGAGGAACCGCGATGA
- a CDS encoding penicillin-binding protein 2, which produces MKKPVRKLALFTVILFGALFVNFNYLQVVRSESLQKDPGNTRVLLNEYQNQRGSIVVEGNPIAVSEATDDRLKYLRTYPAGDMYAAVTGYYSIVYGTSGIEKAENDVLAGTDDRLVGNNISDLFSGRDPKGGNVVLTISSAAQQAAYEALSNLSVNGEPAVGGVVAIDPKTGAVLALVSTPSYDPNQLSTHQPSQIRDYAQTLSDQPTDPRGNQAVSENYPPGSIFKIIDTAAALEMGIGPQEQLPAPDAYKLPGTQTLLRNFDGKPCTASETDTLMHSFTVSCNTTFAQLAVDELGEDRIRSMAEKFGVTESPFEMPLRVSPSTLGEIIDNASLAQSAIGQRDVRFTVMQGAMLAATIANDGQLMKPYLVAETQAPDLSVLDETKPEKFGPRAVSADIAEEITTMMISVVENGSGQNAQVSGVEVAGKTGTAQVSEGVNDHTWFTGFAPADDPKIAVAVFIKNGGGTGGEMSAPIAADVIEAYLDSLEGGG; this is translated from the coding sequence ATGAAGAAGCCCGTCCGCAAGCTCGCGTTGTTCACCGTCATCCTGTTCGGCGCGCTGTTCGTGAACTTCAACTACCTGCAGGTAGTGCGCAGCGAGTCACTGCAGAAGGACCCCGGCAACACCCGCGTGCTGCTGAACGAGTACCAGAACCAGCGCGGATCGATCGTCGTCGAGGGCAATCCGATCGCCGTCTCCGAGGCCACCGACGACCGGCTGAAGTACCTGCGCACCTACCCGGCCGGCGACATGTACGCCGCTGTGACCGGCTACTACTCGATCGTGTACGGCACCTCGGGCATCGAGAAGGCCGAGAACGACGTTCTGGCCGGCACCGACGACCGTCTGGTCGGCAACAACATCTCCGACCTGTTCTCCGGACGCGACCCCAAGGGTGGCAACGTCGTCCTCACTATCAGCTCGGCGGCCCAGCAGGCGGCGTACGAGGCGCTGTCGAACCTGTCGGTCAACGGGGAGCCCGCGGTCGGCGGAGTCGTCGCCATCGACCCGAAGACCGGTGCCGTGCTGGCGTTGGTGAGCACGCCGTCGTACGACCCCAACCAGCTCTCCACGCACCAGCCGTCGCAGATCCGCGACTACGCGCAGACGCTCAGTGATCAACCGACCGATCCGCGCGGCAACCAGGCGGTCTCGGAGAACTACCCGCCCGGCTCGATCTTCAAGATCATCGACACGGCCGCGGCGCTCGAGATGGGCATCGGGCCACAGGAGCAGCTTCCGGCGCCCGATGCCTACAAGCTGCCCGGCACCCAGACGCTGCTGCGCAACTTCGACGGCAAGCCGTGCACGGCCAGCGAGACCGACACGCTGATGCACTCCTTCACAGTCTCGTGCAACACCACCTTCGCCCAGCTTGCCGTCGACGAGCTCGGTGAGGACCGGATCCGGTCGATGGCCGAGAAGTTCGGCGTCACCGAATCGCCCTTCGAGATGCCGCTGCGGGTCTCGCCCAGCACGCTCGGTGAGATCATCGACAACGCCTCGCTCGCGCAGTCGGCGATTGGTCAGCGCGACGTCCGCTTCACCGTCATGCAGGGCGCGATGCTGGCCGCCACGATCGCCAACGACGGGCAGCTGATGAAGCCCTACCTGGTGGCCGAGACCCAGGCGCCCGACCTGTCGGTGCTCGACGAGACCAAGCCGGAGAAGTTCGGACCCCGAGCGGTGTCGGCGGACATCGCCGAGGAGATCACCACGATGATGATCAGCGTGGTTGAGAACGGCTCGGGGCAGAACGCGCAGGTCAGCGGCGTGGAGGTGGCCGGCAAGACCGGCACCGCCCAGGTCTCCGAGGGCGTCAACGACCACACCTGGTTCACCGGCTTCGCGCCCGCGGATGACCCTAAGATCGCGGTAGCGGTGTTCATCAAGAACGGCGGCGGCACCGGCGGCGAGATGTCGGCTCCCATCGCGGCCGACGTCATCGAGGCCTATCTCGACAGCCTGGAGGGTGGTGGCTGA